A stretch of the Sphingosinithalassobacter tenebrarum genome encodes the following:
- a CDS encoding efflux RND transporter permease subunit, whose product MKFTDLFIRRPILSIVVSMLILLVGVAAMFGLPVRQYPNLESATITVDTSFPGATQEVMQGFVTQPIAQAIATASGIEYLSSTSTMGHSQVKAKLVLNADSDRTLTEILAKVQQVKYRLPDGAFDPVIAKITDGASAVQYIGFTGDEYTPAQITDFVTRVAQPLLTSIPGVASADISGGSALAMRVWLDPTKLAARELSASDVAAALRANNVQAAPGRLDGGLTVTDITAATDLRNLDEFRDMVVKTGADGLVRLGDVATIEIGGQNYDSSGWSDGKRAILLALTPTPDGNPLDIVEAANELIPQIQEAAPPGMEIKSKFDVAHFVNASIDEVEHTLIEAVVIVIVVIFLFLGSLRAVVIPVVTIPLSLVGTAALMLAFGFSLNLLTLLAMVLAIGLVVDDAIVVVENIHRHIEEGMTPIEASLVGAREIVGPVIAMTITLAAVYAPIGLMGGLTGSLFKEFAFTLAGSVVVSGVIALTLSPMMSSVLLSSKVSEGRLSKAIEHFFARLSSGYARILAATLAMRPAVLLVAVAMLGGIVVLFLGAQRELAPQEDQGYVFTATRGPQYASIRYTDRVSNQVEAMFRQLPEYEGSFFGNGDGGQNLGFGGVILKDWEDRERSATDVQGQLFGMANGIHDATVTPFQPAPLPAASSGLPFQMVLRSPADFGTLYQDMITLQQQAWQSGLFLFVESDLAFDNRSARIRIDAAKAGEVGVTMQAIADTLATLVGENFVNRFNYHDRSYDVIPQVRVEDRLTPENLGRYYVRASSGEMIPLSTVISVDVTPSANRLPQFNQMNSATLSGVLRPGVTMGQAVDTMRAQPRAPGVTIDWLADARQYVQEGNRLTVSFGFALIVIFLVLAAQYESFRDPLVILITVPLAICGALLPLYLGFTTLNIYTQIGLVTLIGLISKHGILMVAFANDLQREQQLDRAHAILESARVRMRPVLMTTAAMVAGLVPLLFATGAGAASRFAIGIVVVMGMLIGTFFTLFVLPTFYTLIARDHRGHATSERQRALGDSMPTGA is encoded by the coding sequence ATGAAATTCACCGATCTCTTCATCCGGCGGCCCATCCTGTCGATCGTCGTCAGCATGCTGATCCTGCTCGTCGGGGTCGCGGCGATGTTCGGCCTGCCGGTGCGGCAATATCCCAATCTGGAAAGCGCGACGATCACTGTCGACACAAGCTTCCCCGGCGCCACACAGGAAGTGATGCAGGGCTTCGTCACCCAGCCGATCGCGCAGGCGATCGCAACGGCGAGCGGCATCGAATATCTCAGCTCCACCTCCACGATGGGCCATAGCCAGGTGAAGGCGAAGCTCGTGCTCAACGCCGATTCCGATCGCACGCTGACCGAAATTCTGGCGAAGGTGCAGCAGGTCAAATACCGGCTGCCCGACGGCGCGTTCGATCCGGTGATCGCGAAGATTACCGATGGTGCGTCGGCGGTGCAGTATATCGGCTTCACCGGCGACGAATATACGCCCGCGCAGATCACCGATTTCGTGACGCGCGTCGCGCAGCCGCTGCTTACGTCGATCCCCGGCGTGGCATCGGCGGATATCTCCGGCGGCAGCGCGCTGGCGATGCGCGTCTGGCTCGATCCGACCAAGCTCGCCGCGCGCGAGCTTTCCGCTTCGGATGTCGCCGCCGCGCTGCGCGCCAACAACGTCCAGGCCGCGCCCGGCCGGCTCGATGGCGGGCTGACCGTCACCGACATCACCGCCGCCACCGATCTGCGCAATCTCGATGAGTTTCGCGATATGGTGGTGAAGACCGGAGCGGACGGGCTCGTACGGCTGGGCGACGTCGCGACGATCGAGATCGGCGGACAGAATTACGACAGTTCCGGTTGGTCCGATGGCAAGCGCGCGATCCTGCTCGCGCTGACCCCGACGCCCGACGGCAATCCGCTCGACATCGTCGAGGCCGCCAACGAACTGATCCCGCAGATCCAGGAGGCCGCGCCTCCGGGCATGGAGATCAAGAGCAAGTTCGACGTGGCGCATTTCGTCAACGCGTCGATCGACGAAGTCGAACACACGCTGATCGAAGCGGTGGTGATCGTGATCGTCGTGATCTTCCTGTTCCTCGGCTCGCTGCGCGCAGTGGTCATCCCGGTGGTGACCATCCCGCTATCGCTGGTCGGTACGGCGGCGCTGATGCTGGCCTTTGGCTTCTCGCTCAACCTGCTCACCTTGCTGGCGATGGTGCTGGCGATCGGGCTGGTCGTCGACGACGCGATCGTCGTGGTGGAGAATATCCACCGCCATATCGAGGAAGGGATGACGCCGATCGAGGCCTCGCTGGTCGGCGCACGCGAAATCGTCGGACCGGTGATCGCGATGACGATCACGCTGGCGGCGGTCTATGCCCCGATCGGGCTGATGGGCGGGCTGACCGGCAGCCTGTTCAAGGAATTCGCCTTCACGCTTGCCGGCTCGGTGGTGGTGTCGGGCGTGATCGCGCTCACACTGTCGCCGATGATGAGCTCGGTGCTGCTCAGCTCCAAGGTGAGCGAAGGGCGGTTGTCCAAGGCAATCGAGCATTTCTTCGCACGACTTTCGTCCGGTTATGCCCGCATCCTTGCCGCAACGCTGGCGATGCGCCCGGCGGTGCTGCTGGTCGCGGTGGCGATGCTCGGCGGGATCGTCGTCCTGTTCCTCGGCGCGCAGCGCGAACTCGCGCCGCAGGAGGACCAGGGCTATGTCTTCACCGCGACGCGCGGGCCGCAATATGCCAGCATCCGCTACACCGACCGCGTTTCGAACCAGGTCGAGGCGATGTTCCGCCAGCTTCCCGAATATGAAGGCAGTTTCTTCGGCAACGGCGACGGCGGCCAGAATCTCGGCTTTGGCGGTGTCATCCTGAAGGACTGGGAGGATCGCGAACGTTCGGCGACGGACGTGCAGGGCCAGCTCTTCGGCATGGCAAACGGCATCCACGACGCCACCGTCACGCCGTTCCAGCCCGCGCCGCTGCCCGCGGCCAGTTCGGGGCTGCCGTTCCAGATGGTGCTGCGTTCGCCCGCCGATTTCGGCACGCTCTATCAGGACATGATCACGCTGCAGCAGCAGGCGTGGCAGAGCGGGCTGTTCCTCTTCGTCGAAAGCGATCTCGCCTTCGACAATCGCTCGGCGCGCATCCGTATCGACGCGGCCAAGGCAGGCGAAGTCGGCGTGACGATGCAGGCGATCGCCGACACGCTGGCGACATTGGTCGGCGAGAATTTCGTCAACCGCTTCAACTATCACGACCGCTCGTACGACGTGATCCCGCAGGTCCGCGTCGAGGACCGGCTGACGCCCGAGAATCTCGGTCGCTACTATGTCCGGGCGAGCTCGGGCGAAATGATCCCGCTGTCGACGGTGATCAGCGTCGATGTGACGCCGAGCGCCAACCGGCTGCCGCAGTTTAACCAGATGAATTCGGCGACGCTTTCGGGCGTCCTGCGGCCGGGCGTCACGATGGGGCAGGCCGTCGATACGATGCGGGCCCAACCGCGAGCGCCGGGCGTGACGATCGACTGGCTCGCTGATGCGCGCCAATATGTGCAGGAGGGCAATCGGCTGACCGTGTCGTTCGGCTTCGCGCTGATCGTCATCTTCCTGGTGCTCGCCGCGCAATATGAAAGCTTCCGCGACCCGCTGGTGATCCTGATCACCGTGCCGCTGGCGATCTGCGGGGCGCTGTTGCCGCTCTATCTCGGCTTCACCACGCTCAACATCTACACCCAGATCGGGCTGGTGACGCTGATCGGCCTGATTTCGAAGCACGGCATCCTGATGGTCGCCTTCGCCAACGACCTGCAGCGCGAGCAGCAGCTCGATCGGGCGCATGCGATCCTCGAATCGGCGCGGGTCCGCATGCGGCCGGTGCTGATGACGACCGCGGCAATGGTCGCAGGGCTTGTGCCGCTGCTCTTCGCCACGGGAGCGGGCGCGGCGAGCCGCTTCGCGATCGGCATCGTCGTCGTGATGGGGATGCTGATCGGCACCTTCTTCACGCTGTTCGTGCTGCCCACTTTCTACACGCTGATCGCGCGCGACCATCGCGGCCATGCGACCTCCGAACGCCAGCGCGCGCTGGGTGACTCCATGCCGACGGGAGCTTGA
- a CDS encoding efflux RND transporter periplasmic adaptor subunit, which translates to MSITDDTDDFAVETPRRRKAPLLIAAIVLVLVFGAIFAWRSMRMAGSAAAYAPPPVEVTAMRVKSETLPQALRATGSIEAVRQVVLAPEVPGRIVAIRFTAGQRVGRGAPLVQLFDAPERADRSAAVARLNFAQIQYDRSKELEPTGAEPRALLQQHEAELAQARAAIRQIDARLAQKTVRAPFSGQIGIRQVDLGQYVNAGDAIATLTDLDRVHVNFSVPQQDLSKLEVGGDVSVRSDALPDREFTAKVSAIEPVVAGDTRNIAVQAVMANPGRVLRPGIFVTVGVEQPVRQGAILVPTTAIQTSASGDSVFVVREGKAALVPVTVGSEVGERTVVERGLSAGDIVVTTGQVRLQPGAAVTIADTSKPATR; encoded by the coding sequence ATGTCCATCACCGACGACACCGACGATTTCGCGGTCGAAACGCCGCGCCGCCGCAAGGCGCCCCTGTTGATCGCCGCGATTGTGCTGGTGCTGGTGTTTGGCGCGATTTTCGCATGGCGCTCGATGCGGATGGCAGGCTCCGCCGCGGCCTATGCGCCGCCGCCGGTCGAAGTCACGGCGATGCGTGTGAAGTCCGAAACGCTGCCGCAGGCGCTGCGGGCGACCGGCTCGATCGAGGCGGTACGGCAGGTTGTGCTCGCACCCGAGGTTCCCGGTCGCATCGTCGCGATCCGATTCACGGCCGGGCAGCGCGTCGGTCGCGGCGCGCCGCTGGTCCAATTGTTCGACGCCCCCGAACGCGCCGATCGCTCGGCGGCGGTGGCGCGGCTCAATTTCGCGCAGATCCAGTATGATCGTTCCAAGGAACTCGAGCCGACCGGCGCCGAGCCCCGCGCGCTGCTGCAACAGCATGAGGCCGAACTGGCGCAGGCGCGTGCCGCGATCCGCCAGATCGACGCGCGGCTCGCGCAGAAGACGGTGCGCGCACCCTTTTCGGGGCAGATCGGTATCCGCCAGGTCGATCTCGGCCAATATGTGAACGCGGGCGATGCGATCGCCACGCTCACCGACCTCGATCGCGTCCATGTCAATTTCAGTGTGCCGCAGCAGGATCTTTCCAAGCTCGAAGTCGGCGGCGACGTTTCGGTGCGCAGCGATGCGCTGCCCGATCGCGAATTCACGGCAAAGGTGAGCGCGATCGAACCCGTCGTTGCGGGCGATACGCGCAACATCGCGGTGCAGGCGGTGATGGCCAATCCCGGCCGCGTGCTGCGCCCCGGCATCTTCGTCACCGTCGGCGTCGAACAGCCGGTGCGGCAGGGCGCGATCCTGGTTCCGACCACCGCCATCCAGACTTCGGCCTCGGGCGACAGCGTGTTCGTCGTGCGCGAAGGAAAGGCGGCGCTGGTGCCGGTGACCGTGGGCAGCGAAGTCGGCGAACGCACCGTCGTCGAACGCGGTCTTTCCGCCGGCGACATCGTCGTCACCACGGGACAGGTGCGGCTTCAGCCCGGCGCGGCGGTGACGATCGCCGACACGTCCAAGCCTGCCACGCGCTGA
- the soxR gene encoding redox-sensitive transcriptional activator SoxR produces MSTGKHARDPLTVGKVAERSGVSVSTLHFYEAKGLIESWRTSGNQRRYPRSVLRRVAVIRVAQRAGIPLAVVKNFLDSIPADRAVKKRDWHRLTQAWQAIIDERITSLMQLRNDLESCIGCGCLSLADCPLRNPDDRLASDGPGPRLLEEKADRTAGSETS; encoded by the coding sequence ATGTCGACAGGCAAACACGCCCGCGATCCGCTGACCGTCGGCAAGGTCGCGGAGCGCAGCGGCGTCTCGGTTTCGACGCTGCACTTCTATGAAGCCAAGGGACTGATCGAAAGCTGGCGGACGAGCGGCAACCAGCGCCGCTATCCCCGCTCGGTGCTGCGCCGGGTCGCGGTGATCCGCGTCGCCCAACGCGCCGGCATTCCGCTGGCGGTGGTAAAGAACTTCCTCGACAGCATCCCCGCCGACCGCGCGGTGAAAAAGCGCGACTGGCATCGTCTGACCCAGGCGTGGCAGGCGATCATCGACGAACGGATCACCAGCCTGATGCAGCTGCGCAACGACCTGGAAAGCTGTATCGGCTGCGGCTGCCTTTCACTGGCCGATTGCCCGCTGCGCAATCCCGACGACAGGCTAGCCAGCGACGGCCCGGGACCGCGATTGCTGGAGGAGAAAGCGGACCGTACCGCAGGCTCCGAGACATCATGA
- a CDS encoding PIN domain-containing protein, translating into MAEVDAANVREELKEELYKLLISSIETRIPGQVENLLVDRIVEQLQPRLQQKAQISLDDATRDRLAEAIAMKLGPDEQNGSGGGGAMPLLGQAGFLVASLLAAFGIVALIAAAFVLLRPAETRSVATEDIPPVVTEPAANDTGNPAWRQFVSRLALERSEFFKNHSALICGADTLLLDCRPYSASIEAWKQLSGDSEVAQLKQVAVALADQTGCATSFDDATAYQRNFYIEGIDRCLADAGTGQ; encoded by the coding sequence ATGGCCGAGGTCGACGCCGCGAACGTTCGCGAGGAGTTGAAGGAAGAGCTCTACAAGCTTCTCATCAGCTCGATCGAAACCCGGATTCCTGGTCAGGTTGAAAATCTTCTGGTCGATCGCATCGTCGAGCAGCTTCAGCCCCGGCTTCAGCAGAAGGCCCAGATTTCGCTGGACGATGCAACGCGCGACCGGCTCGCTGAAGCAATCGCCATGAAATTGGGGCCGGACGAACAGAACGGCAGCGGCGGTGGCGGCGCGATGCCGCTTCTCGGCCAAGCCGGGTTCCTTGTCGCCAGCCTCCTTGCGGCGTTCGGCATCGTGGCTCTGATTGCTGCGGCATTTGTCCTCCTGCGGCCTGCCGAAACGCGGAGCGTGGCGACCGAGGATATCCCCCCGGTCGTGACGGAGCCGGCCGCCAATGACACCGGGAATCCTGCGTGGCGACAATTCGTCAGCCGACTGGCGTTGGAGCGAAGCGAGTTTTTCAAGAATCATAGCGCACTGATTTGCGGTGCCGACACGCTGTTGCTCGACTGCAGACCCTATTCCGCCTCGATAGAGGCCTGGAAGCAGCTTTCGGGCGATAGCGAGGTGGCTCAGCTCAAGCAGGTCGCGGTTGCGCTCGCCGACCAGACCGGTTGCGCGACGTCCTTCGACGACGCGACAGCGTATCAGCGCAACTTCTATATCGAGGGTATCGATCGATGCCTTGCCGATGCGGGAACCGGGCAATAG
- a CDS encoding GTPase domain-containing protein — MSVQQLFATYSPRLFGTRDFSVFGELAREMIATGDDAAAGAEDVEGLLRMTVRALAADPSGLQTAADAIDAYVADVLPIRREAGLDGGEIAKLAAEAGVRNKLKPQTNLALRQAGVPPAPVAPEAQPEAGNGANEEENPPEKAAQEAQPDTEEPTEAAETETAFDEPENDEGARPARRPTNDAAFGNQPINYDIVCDILVKRYKPGRIRAVILGLATAGKTFFVQRLARNLPDYALLNYSGAVQLGGTKTDRTQGLIYYELRAIEKGVPSIDLFDVPGETFRELSGGDASEETQAASPHLQSLYAVMAAADLVIFIEPAFEVLEPDQYLSDGDDYEPYRRKDFEEEIRSQEPDTSLLELDQAVEARLRAFRQNHLNLIEHFPNNFEVVRARTAHLRNTARPALRSGDLDLFKAEIANFLKLDFASLDTQHRPLPIPGIYLLSKADEYERRVTASKGLFDRDPAQTLAEFVPARYKAYSRGFRLFGADFITSERRISEDDPVREFAGGKGAAGFSELLQHWVHPAVRLTRPVRWWEPWRLGQSWAQSPTRALAWRKRLDREFRDVWKRRTGA; from the coding sequence ATGAGCGTGCAGCAACTCTTCGCAACCTATTCCCCGCGCCTCTTCGGCACGCGCGATTTTTCGGTCTTCGGTGAACTGGCCCGGGAGATGATCGCAACCGGCGACGATGCCGCGGCCGGCGCCGAGGATGTCGAAGGCCTGTTGCGCATGACAGTCCGCGCCCTGGCGGCAGATCCATCGGGCTTGCAAACGGCCGCCGACGCGATCGATGCCTATGTCGCCGATGTTCTGCCAATTCGCCGCGAAGCCGGGCTGGACGGAGGCGAAATTGCGAAGCTGGCCGCAGAAGCAGGCGTACGCAACAAGCTCAAGCCACAGACCAATCTCGCGCTGAGGCAAGCCGGAGTGCCGCCGGCCCCTGTTGCACCTGAAGCGCAGCCGGAAGCGGGGAACGGGGCAAACGAAGAGGAGAACCCACCCGAAAAGGCGGCCCAGGAAGCGCAACCGGACACAGAAGAACCGACTGAAGCCGCCGAAACAGAAACGGCATTTGATGAACCCGAGAACGACGAGGGCGCCAGACCCGCGCGACGACCGACCAACGACGCGGCGTTCGGCAACCAGCCGATAAATTACGACATCGTCTGCGACATCCTGGTCAAGCGGTACAAGCCGGGCCGCATTCGGGCGGTGATCCTGGGCCTGGCGACGGCCGGCAAGACCTTCTTTGTCCAACGTCTCGCGCGTAATCTGCCCGACTATGCGCTGCTCAATTATTCCGGTGCGGTACAGTTGGGTGGAACGAAGACAGACCGTACGCAGGGACTCATCTATTACGAGCTGCGCGCCATCGAGAAGGGCGTCCCGTCGATCGACCTGTTCGACGTTCCGGGGGAAACGTTTCGCGAACTGTCCGGTGGCGACGCATCCGAAGAAACGCAGGCGGCTTCACCGCATCTGCAAAGTCTCTATGCGGTCATGGCCGCTGCCGATCTGGTCATCTTCATCGAACCGGCTTTCGAAGTGCTCGAGCCTGACCAGTATCTTAGCGACGGCGACGACTATGAGCCGTATCGGCGTAAGGATTTTGAAGAAGAAATCCGCAGCCAGGAACCCGATACGAGTCTGCTCGAGCTTGACCAGGCAGTAGAGGCCAGACTGAGGGCCTTCCGGCAAAACCATCTGAACCTTATCGAACATTTTCCCAACAATTTCGAGGTCGTCCGCGCCCGCACCGCCCATTTGCGAAACACTGCCCGCCCGGCGCTTCGCAGCGGTGATCTTGATCTCTTCAAGGCGGAAATCGCGAATTTTCTCAAACTGGATTTCGCCAGTCTCGACACGCAGCACCGTCCATTGCCCATCCCCGGGATCTACCTGCTGTCCAAGGCGGACGAATATGAGCGCAGGGTGACGGCGTCGAAGGGACTGTTCGACCGCGACCCTGCGCAAACCTTGGCGGAGTTCGTGCCGGCGCGGTACAAGGCTTATTCTCGCGGGTTTCGACTGTTCGGCGCGGACTTCATCACCTCGGAACGGAGAATCAGTGAAGACGATCCGGTGCGCGAGTTTGCCGGTGGAAAAGGCGCCGCCGGCTTTTCGGAATTGCTCCAGCACTGGGTGCACCCCGCCGTCAGGCTGACGCGCCCGGTGCGCTGGTGGGAACCGTGGCGGCTGGGGCAAAGCTGGGCCCAGTCGCCGACCAGGGCATTGGCCTGGCGCAAACGGCTCGACCGGGAATTTCGCGACGTCTGGAAGCGAAGGACTGGGGCATGA